In Thermococcus camini, a genomic segment contains:
- a CDS encoding cell division protein, with protein MEMKKLVGNVLLTVGLVTGAITAARIPPMWGGLAVSLAVMGAGIFLRRQGAREELHRAAQSGTGGVRELERLLTDALGRIERIMDAPREKAVEELTGILEELDEFAEKAQPLRIEGLMTYGTIMSVFSRGERALNRAWSAFADGYENEGRRYLRYGYEDLKETLSAVKALKV; from the coding sequence ATGGAAATGAAGAAGCTCGTTGGAAACGTCCTGCTCACGGTAGGCCTCGTTACGGGAGCCATTACCGCCGCCAGGATACCGCCCATGTGGGGCGGCTTGGCAGTTTCCCTGGCCGTCATGGGTGCCGGAATATTCCTCAGGCGCCAGGGTGCCAGGGAGGAGCTCCATAGGGCGGCCCAGAGCGGAACCGGTGGCGTCAGGGAGCTTGAGAGGCTCCTCACCGATGCCCTTGGCAGGATTGAGAGGATAATGGACGCCCCGCGCGAGAAGGCCGTTGAAGAGCTCACCGGAATCCTTGAGGAGCTCGATGAGTTCGCCGAGAAGGCGCAGCCCCTAAGGATAGAGGGCCTCATGACATACGGAACCATCATGAGCGTCTTCAGCAGGGGCGAGAGGGCCCTCAACAGGGCATGGAGCGCCTTCGCCGACGGCTATGAGAACGAGGGAAGGAGATACCTCCGCTACGGCTACGAGGACCTCAAGGAGACCCTCAGCGCGGTCAAGGCGCTGAAGGTCTGA
- the trm14 gene encoding tRNA (guanine(6)-N2)-methyltransferase codes for MRLLLTTSKGMEDIAKGEVENLLSGLGVPFRVEEKPLGVEGRVLAEVGEAFYTDEKGRKRELSVSTYLNERSRLLHRVIVEIASERFEGIGGDEPDLALRRIEEFVSELPVERYVKVSEPFAVRSFRKGEHKITSLDISKKVGKAIFERLERFGRPKVNLDHPAVIFRAELIGDVFFLGIDTTGDSSLHKRPWRVYDHPAHLKASIANALIELARPDGGSFVDPFCGSGTIPIELALRSYEGRILGLEKYRKHLRGAEMNALSAGVMGRIEFLLGDATRLSEYVESVDFAVSNLPYGLKIGRKSMIPGLYMDFFGELAKVLEKRGVFITTEKRAIEEAITENGFEIKHHRLIGHGGLMVHTYIIE; via the coding sequence ATGAGGCTTTTACTAACGACTTCCAAGGGCATGGAGGACATTGCAAAGGGAGAGGTTGAGAACCTGCTCTCTGGCCTTGGAGTTCCGTTTCGAGTGGAGGAAAAGCCACTCGGCGTTGAGGGGAGGGTTTTAGCTGAAGTCGGCGAAGCTTTCTACACCGACGAAAAGGGCAGGAAGAGGGAGCTGAGCGTTTCAACCTATCTTAACGAGCGCTCAAGGCTCCTTCACCGTGTAATAGTCGAGATAGCGAGCGAGCGCTTTGAGGGGATCGGGGGAGACGAACCCGACCTTGCCCTCAGGAGGATAGAGGAGTTCGTCTCAGAGCTTCCAGTGGAAAGGTACGTCAAGGTGAGCGAACCCTTTGCAGTACGCTCCTTCAGGAAGGGTGAACATAAGATAACGAGCCTCGACATATCAAAGAAAGTTGGAAAGGCGATATTCGAGAGGCTTGAGCGCTTCGGAAGGCCAAAAGTCAACCTCGACCACCCGGCGGTGATTTTCAGGGCGGAACTTATAGGAGACGTCTTCTTCCTCGGGATAGATACGACTGGAGATAGTTCCCTCCATAAGAGGCCCTGGCGCGTTTACGACCACCCCGCTCATCTCAAGGCCAGCATAGCGAACGCATTGATTGAGCTGGCAAGGCCAGACGGCGGTTCCTTCGTAGACCCATTCTGTGGAAGCGGTACGATTCCGATTGAGTTAGCGCTCAGGAGCTACGAAGGGAGAATACTCGGCCTGGAGAAGTACAGAAAACACCTGCGCGGGGCCGAGATGAACGCCCTCTCCGCGGGAGTCATGGGGAGGATAGAGTTCCTCCTCGGAGACGCCACCAGGCTGAGCGAATACGTCGAGAGTGTGGACTTCGCGGTGAGCAACCTTCCCTACGGCCTTAAAATAGGCAGAAAGAGCATGATTCCGGGGCTCTACATGGACTTCTTTGGCGAGCTGGCAAAGGTTCTCGAAAAGCGCGGGGTCTTCATAACGACAGAAAAGCGGGCGATAGAGGAAGCCATAACAGAGAACGGCTTTGAAATCAAGCACCACCGCCTCATAGGGCACGGAGGGCTTATGGTGCACACATACATCATAGAATAG
- a CDS encoding ABC transporter permease subunit — MRLPVRSLVRLVAVYLGVLLVIVLVAGASSNKLTWEYAHEAVLHIRESNPAFYAELERNATREGLTVDEYYYRILTKAKGVETDNLLLMGIDLLRKSFDYYRENPKYDFAHVIGISLAVMGLAMVLTLFLGLFLGFRLANGRFLGTVEGLARFFNGLPSWWIGAVLIAVFAVELGVLPIAGLRSTPPKEGFGDFLDVLWHLILPVSTLVFVYVWEFIVTVAHEVRNELGKPYVLTERAKGLPEGLIYRKHVLRNVSIVLSSFTVQKFVEMFTDYIVIDVLFGLGGLGTLLRASFVRTIVPAIGVVVRFDYRLFFVVTLSIATITFLFSLLLELTKGLLDPRVS, encoded by the coding sequence ATGAGACTTCCGGTCAGGAGCCTGGTGCGCCTTGTGGCGGTTTACCTTGGCGTCCTCCTAGTGATCGTTCTGGTAGCCGGCGCCAGCTCGAACAAACTGACGTGGGAGTATGCTCATGAGGCTGTTCTCCACATCCGCGAATCCAACCCGGCTTTTTACGCCGAGCTTGAGAGGAACGCCACTCGGGAAGGACTGACGGTCGATGAGTACTACTACAGAATACTCACTAAGGCAAAGGGAGTTGAAACCGACAACCTTCTCCTCATGGGGATAGACCTCCTCAGGAAGAGCTTTGACTACTACCGCGAGAACCCCAAGTACGACTTCGCCCACGTCATAGGAATCAGCCTCGCAGTCATGGGGCTGGCCATGGTTCTGACTCTTTTCCTGGGCCTCTTCCTCGGCTTCAGGCTGGCGAACGGTAGGTTCCTTGGAACGGTTGAGGGACTGGCGCGCTTTTTCAACGGCCTGCCCTCCTGGTGGATTGGTGCGGTTCTGATAGCGGTCTTCGCGGTCGAGCTGGGCGTTCTTCCCATCGCCGGCCTGAGGAGCACCCCTCCAAAGGAGGGCTTTGGGGACTTCCTCGACGTTCTCTGGCACCTCATCCTCCCGGTTTCCACGCTGGTCTTCGTCTACGTCTGGGAGTTCATAGTTACTGTGGCCCACGAGGTGAGGAACGAGCTTGGAAAGCCCTACGTCCTCACGGAGAGGGCTAAAGGCCTTCCTGAGGGGCTGATATACAGGAAGCACGTCCTCAGAAACGTTTCCATCGTCCTGAGTTCTTTCACGGTCCAGAAGTTCGTGGAGATGTTCACGGATTACATAGTCATCGACGTCCTCTTCGGCCTCGGCGGTCTTGGAACCCTCCTAAGGGCCAGCTTCGTTAGGACCATAGTCCCGGCCATAGGTGTCGTCGTGCGCTTTGACTACCGCCTCTTCTTCGTCGTCACTCTCTCTATAGCTACCATAACCTTCCTCTTCTCCCTGCTGCTTGAGCTGACCAAGGGACTGCTCGATCCGAGGGTGAGCTGA
- a CDS encoding ABC transporter permease yields the protein MGRKAGIAILVIFALFVAFSNAGVSDEDMANWENLNYWKDNPRMAYPSWFVLFGDRTPTAFLKPVVLEENGSLVYRFSYEHTYRDKPSDVRFYGLPYGGEVEISVLRPDGIRVPLYGGIATSGNLSLNTNMRAGVVSSLSDVLNLSEAGYVLFSATQLLFSRDGSMATLNGEYVFEVRFAGNATPSVEILGTCYGLLGTDSYGRDMWVGFVKGMNNTLYLAFFTTVIIVVLGVLIGLLSGYIGGALGEFITFLLEVLVALPMLPILVVLVWLFSTQGYGQQVRINPVLFMFFVALLTLGKFAKTVRMMTIKEKVNEYVKAAVSMGAGTLWVLRRHILPPVGEFSLRYSTILLARIVALVSVFGFFGLIPGTNWGSFMIEAMNQGALYGGYWWWIVAPGLAMAVLSAGLAFVSSGSG from the coding sequence ATGGGGCGGAAAGCGGGAATAGCGATACTGGTAATCTTCGCGCTCTTCGTGGCCTTCTCTAACGCGGGCGTGAGCGACGAGGACATGGCCAACTGGGAGAACCTTAACTACTGGAAGGACAACCCCCGAATGGCTTACCCCTCGTGGTTCGTCCTCTTCGGCGACAGGACCCCCACGGCCTTTCTGAAGCCGGTGGTTCTTGAGGAGAACGGCTCGCTGGTCTACAGGTTTTCCTACGAACATACCTACCGCGACAAGCCGAGCGACGTTAGGTTCTACGGCCTTCCCTACGGTGGAGAGGTTGAAATAAGCGTTTTGAGGCCGGACGGGATTAGAGTGCCCCTCTATGGCGGTATAGCGACCTCGGGCAACCTCAGCCTCAACACCAACATGCGGGCGGGAGTTGTTTCTTCGCTTTCCGACGTTCTCAATCTCAGCGAAGCTGGGTACGTTCTCTTCTCCGCAACTCAGCTCCTGTTCTCCCGCGACGGAAGTATGGCGACTCTCAACGGGGAGTACGTCTTTGAGGTTCGCTTTGCTGGAAACGCCACACCCTCCGTTGAAATCCTCGGAACCTGCTACGGTCTCCTCGGCACGGACTCCTACGGCAGGGACATGTGGGTCGGCTTCGTCAAGGGAATGAACAACACCCTCTACCTTGCATTCTTCACCACGGTGATAATAGTGGTCCTGGGGGTTCTGATAGGCCTCCTGTCCGGCTACATTGGCGGTGCCCTGGGTGAGTTCATAACGTTCCTCTTGGAGGTTCTCGTCGCTTTGCCGATGCTCCCGATCCTCGTCGTCCTCGTCTGGCTCTTCTCCACCCAGGGCTACGGCCAGCAGGTCAGGATAAACCCCGTCCTCTTCATGTTTTTCGTTGCCCTCCTCACCCTCGGGAAGTTCGCCAAGACGGTTAGAATGATGACGATAAAGGAGAAGGTGAACGAGTACGTCAAAGCCGCGGTGAGCATGGGCGCCGGCACGCTCTGGGTCCTGAGGAGGCACATACTCCCGCCGGTCGGGGAGTTCTCGCTGAGGTACTCCACTATACTCCTAGCCAGGATAGTGGCCCTCGTTTCCGTGTTCGGGTTCTTTGGCCTGATTCCGGGTACCAACTGGGGCTCCTTTATGATAGAGGCCATGAACCAGGGGGCGCTCTACGGGGGCTACTGGTGGTGGATAGTGGCTCCAGGCCTCGCCATGGCCGTCCTGAGCGCCGGTCTGGCTTTCGTCTCCTCTGGCTCCGGTTAG
- a CDS encoding GTPase, whose protein sequence is MKARKAWRVVREVVDEADVIVEVVDARDPIGTRNRKLERLILEEEKPLLIVMNKADLVPKEWAEEYKRKSEIPVVFISARERKGTGILRREIKRLARPLLDEREKVKVALIGYPNVGKSTIINTLKGKKAVGTAPIPGYTKGKQLIKLSKKLWLLDSPGVIPIDDFDELVIKGGFPADKIDEPVKPALKLIRRILDTRREALTEKFGIEEFESEEEILRRIGEKRGLIKAGGEVDLEETARWFLREWQTGRFTLFGREKKAEEDVTWDFEEILDGVERELLLDPRRILWKYGDELREKLDGTKRVGIREIEGFTVGIATGFKKCDGGTKLLERLTGKHVLASECFGKKWKGVVAIME, encoded by the coding sequence ATGAAGGCGAGAAAGGCGTGGAGGGTGGTGAGGGAGGTAGTTGACGAGGCCGACGTTATCGTCGAGGTCGTCGATGCCCGCGACCCCATAGGAACCAGGAACCGAAAGCTTGAGAGGCTCATCCTAGAGGAGGAAAAACCGCTCCTCATAGTCATGAACAAGGCGGACCTGGTACCAAAAGAATGGGCCGAGGAGTACAAGCGAAAGAGCGAGATACCGGTGGTTTTCATATCCGCCCGCGAGAGAAAGGGAACCGGGATACTGAGGAGGGAAATTAAAAGGCTCGCCAGGCCGCTTTTGGATGAGAGGGAAAAGGTCAAGGTGGCCCTCATCGGCTACCCCAACGTCGGCAAGAGCACGATAATCAACACCCTGAAGGGAAAGAAAGCGGTTGGAACCGCCCCGATTCCAGGCTACACAAAGGGCAAACAGCTGATAAAGCTGAGCAAAAAGCTATGGCTCCTCGACAGCCCCGGTGTCATCCCGATAGACGACTTCGACGAGCTGGTCATCAAGGGGGGCTTTCCCGCGGACAAGATAGACGAGCCCGTCAAACCGGCGCTCAAACTCATCAGGCGTATTCTGGATACGAGGAGGGAGGCCCTCACCGAGAAATTCGGCATCGAGGAGTTCGAGAGTGAGGAGGAAATCCTCAGGCGGATAGGGGAGAAGAGGGGCCTCATAAAGGCCGGTGGCGAGGTCGACCTGGAGGAGACGGCAAGGTGGTTCCTCCGGGAGTGGCAGACCGGCAGGTTCACCCTCTTCGGCAGGGAGAAGAAAGCCGAAGAAGACGTCACATGGGATTTCGAGGAAATCCTCGACGGTGTCGAGCGAGAACTCCTTCTCGACCCGAGGAGGATACTCTGGAAGTACGGCGACGAGCTGAGGGAGAAGCTTGACGGCACAAAGCGCGTAGGAATAAGGGAAATAGAGGGCTTCACCGTGGGAATAGCGACGGGCTTCAAGAAGTGCGACGGCGGAACGAAGCTCCTGGAGCGGCTGACTGGCAAACACGTCCTGGCGAGCGAGTGCTTCGGCAAGAAGTGGAAGGGTGTGGTGGCGATAATGGAGTAG
- a CDS encoding TIGR04076 family protein, whose translation MERLEIRVVEIRGKCPVFRLGDRIVVEGPRVNLEETDAICTHAFSSLLPYIVALRKGIKPGELGLGRGEKAYVQCLDPGPPYTDGGTVIFEITVVRDEGEKGVEGGEGGS comes from the coding sequence ATGGAGCGGTTAGAGATTCGCGTAGTAGAAATCCGGGGAAAATGTCCCGTTTTTCGCCTCGGAGACAGGATAGTGGTCGAGGGACCCAGGGTGAACCTGGAAGAAACGGACGCAATATGCACCCATGCATTCTCATCGCTGCTGCCGTACATAGTTGCGCTGCGAAAGGGTATTAAGCCGGGTGAACTAGGCCTGGGTAGGGGTGAGAAGGCATACGTTCAGTGCCTCGACCCGGGGCCGCCGTACACGGACGGCGGTACAGTAATCTTCGAGATAACGGTGGTGAGAGATGAAGGCGAGAAAGGCGTGGAGGGTGGTGAGGGAGGTAGTTGA
- a CDS encoding DUF515 domain-containing protein → MVVLNVSEDIEAKIRRLRELGKASAEPEVPKTAAPPVKKPPKKPRPVGSIRERERRKRILTGAAIVIIVILIISVGAYFYIQNRAAEQLANEKNQKLKEVYTYFQGDIVNQSKNCTQKPIEIRRDLINAIKSAQSVDELSAVDVKGAYDQALNEYNECLQRIERLKYERVLNQTKAEKIRDIETEFQGLLAMPLPDDIKANVIDSMKSLEAQVESAETVEQVNSIDPSPYLLELWRDYYYYKIDMIPGQEVILERESVKRIVSKADAKAILGGILDYRELMQYQVYKVEYVDIALVLSRDRINGAFLSPGDKIMVFAKNDTSAQFKEIANEGYVQLVLLPTDAGIISVNEAQSQSSSSSTSSSTQYSEDHSTTYTPGDTTISDGQTTSDTYTNSQSASQSASASYSYSVDLTEILKAIAAGKIQASDEVKEQLRAYGWEVVDLEKESGMLVLDPNSQFLVVVRVPSIFVPDILSNQQYLYIAKIAT, encoded by the coding sequence ATGGTGGTGCTCAACGTGTCCGAGGATATCGAGGCGAAGATTCGCCGTTTGAGGGAGCTGGGTAAAGCCAGCGCGGAGCCCGAAGTCCCAAAAACCGCTGCCCCTCCTGTCAAAAAGCCTCCCAAGAAGCCCCGTCCTGTGGGGAGCATTAGGGAGAGGGAGAGAAGGAAAAGAATCCTCACCGGCGCCGCGATAGTCATTATCGTCATCCTCATAATCTCCGTGGGTGCGTATTTCTACATACAGAACAGGGCTGCGGAACAGCTTGCCAATGAGAAGAACCAGAAGCTCAAAGAAGTATACACCTACTTCCAGGGGGACATCGTCAACCAGTCCAAGAACTGTACCCAGAAGCCGATAGAGATAAGAAGGGACCTCATCAATGCCATCAAATCTGCTCAGTCGGTTGATGAGCTCAGTGCCGTTGACGTTAAGGGAGCCTACGATCAGGCCCTGAATGAGTACAACGAATGCCTCCAGAGGATAGAGCGCCTGAAGTATGAGAGGGTTCTCAACCAGACCAAGGCTGAGAAGATACGGGACATAGAGACCGAGTTCCAGGGCCTCCTTGCCATGCCACTTCCGGATGATATAAAGGCCAACGTCATAGACTCCATGAAAAGCCTCGAGGCGCAGGTCGAGAGCGCGGAGACCGTGGAGCAGGTGAATTCCATCGACCCGTCCCCCTACCTCCTCGAGCTTTGGAGGGACTATTACTACTATAAGATTGACATGATCCCGGGCCAGGAGGTCATCCTTGAGAGGGAATCCGTCAAGAGGATAGTTAGCAAAGCGGACGCCAAGGCAATCCTGGGCGGGATCCTTGACTACAGGGAGCTCATGCAGTACCAGGTTTACAAGGTTGAGTACGTGGATATAGCCCTTGTCCTCTCAAGGGACAGGATAAACGGTGCCTTCCTCTCACCCGGAGACAAGATCATGGTTTTCGCCAAGAACGATACCAGCGCACAGTTCAAGGAGATAGCCAACGAGGGCTACGTCCAGCTGGTACTCCTGCCGACGGATGCGGGTATTATCTCAGTCAACGAAGCCCAGAGCCAGAGCAGCTCATCCAGTACGTCCTCGAGCACTCAGTACAGTGAGGACCACTCCACCACATACACCCCCGGCGACACCACCATAAGCGATGGACAGACCACCAGCGACACCTACACCAACAGCCAGAGCGCCAGCCAGAGCGCTTCGGCGAGCTACAGCTACTCCGTTGACCTCACCGAGATACTCAAGGCGATCGCCGCTGGCAAGATACAGGCCAGCGATGAGGTCAAGGAGCAGCTCAGGGCCTACGGCTGGGAGGTGGTTGACCTCGAGAAGGAGTCGGGAATGCTCGTGCTCGACCCGAACTCCCAGTTCCTCGTGGTCGTCAGGGTACCCTCGATATTCGTGCCCGACATACTCTCCAACCAGCAGTACCTCTACATAGCTAAGATTGCAACCTGA
- a CDS encoding ATPase, T2SS/T4P/T4SS family: protein MFDEKKKKKESLSWIDEILNGEDDLLENMLKGDEKKRKEDKGEGVPFIKGGGGVNLEDILSTPTTPEEAAENRPTGADILGEILVKEEKPKEKPKPAPKSKPPSTLQDILGSSVRVEETAYAGRAEVLDAYGNVRILRVKGEPVPLYEIRLPKLSREEEELFLRIKDRAITELQIDPSAFPNAEERRRVFMNAVRRMIKDEAPHFSEGRVEILAEMIVQSMIGYGKLDPLVRDDNLEEVMVIGNNRPVYVWHRRFNMCKTNIVFDEEKEILNIIERIAREVGRRIDQQSPLLDARLPDGSRVNATIPPISIDGPTITIRKFKKDPLTIIDLIKYGTMNTDIAALLWIFVDGLGVKPANVLVAGGTGSGKTTTLNSLGMFIPPSERVITIEDTAELQLPVEHWIRLETRPPNVEGKGEVTMDDLVKNTLRMRPDRIIVGEVRGPEARTMFTAMNTGHNGALYDFSVIQLSDGRFVLIGDLIDELFEKYSDRVETYKDLEYIALDEKDRFEVVSVGPDLKAGKHVVSRVWRRKVRPGEKLIRVRTRTGNEVILTKTHPFFVFSDGDVVRKEAEKLKPGDRVAVMRKPPRPPQRKAIVSPEVYARISDYYIVPNGEGLVKVPNDGIPPEEAQYLISVNSRPVRIVREVDEKLSYAVGVILGDGYISSNGYYVSATFDDSSYMNAFTSALSEFLPKSEPEIKRNNGYTVVTYGSKIFAEFLNRAFGIPKGRKENIDVPDLVLSNDDLLRYFIAGLFDADGYVDENGPAVILTTRSENLARKVWYALQRLGIVSTVSRVKNKGYKDSLIFRVTVRGVDDLIRFNRSVPLMHSRKKAKLEGLIRKYRAYRGKRTDRVPISPSMLEPIRKKLNLRVSELSKLATSHAGEKVSESLIRHVEKGRVKEIRRSALKGIAIALQQVAKDLNDDEAWVQAKRLELIAEGDVYWDEVISVDEVEPAELGIEYLYDLTVEEDHNYVANGILVSNCMGTIHANSARETIVRLESPPMSVPRIMIPALDIVIMQVRFHSRKKGTIRRITEIAEISGIEAESVQLNKLYKYDPAKDELVPTGVPSKTLNTLSHHTGMSVSELELEREKRKIILDWMVEQGIRSIEKVGHYIRQFYIDEEALLKKIAAESSLETSRQIKNII from the coding sequence GTGTTCGATGAGAAGAAAAAGAAGAAAGAAAGCCTCTCATGGATCGATGAGATACTCAATGGGGAAGATGACCTGCTTGAGAACATGCTGAAGGGGGATGAGAAGAAGAGAAAGGAAGACAAGGGAGAGGGTGTTCCCTTCATCAAAGGAGGCGGCGGGGTAAATCTGGAGGACATCCTGAGCACCCCTACGACCCCAGAGGAGGCGGCGGAGAACAGACCCACCGGTGCCGATATCCTGGGGGAGATATTGGTTAAGGAAGAGAAGCCCAAGGAGAAGCCAAAGCCGGCACCGAAGTCCAAGCCGCCATCCACCCTCCAGGATATCCTTGGTTCTTCCGTACGCGTTGAAGAGACCGCCTACGCCGGAAGGGCTGAGGTTCTTGACGCGTACGGTAACGTGCGTATCCTGAGGGTCAAGGGAGAGCCAGTCCCCCTGTACGAGATACGCCTCCCCAAGCTCAGTCGCGAGGAGGAGGAGCTGTTTTTGAGGATCAAGGACAGGGCTATAACCGAGCTTCAGATAGACCCCTCCGCGTTCCCCAACGCTGAGGAGCGCAGAAGGGTCTTCATGAACGCGGTCAGGAGGATGATAAAGGACGAGGCCCCGCACTTCTCGGAGGGCAGGGTGGAGATACTCGCCGAGATGATAGTCCAGTCAATGATAGGCTACGGCAAGCTGGACCCCCTCGTCCGCGACGACAACCTTGAGGAAGTCATGGTTATCGGGAACAACAGGCCGGTTTACGTCTGGCACAGGCGCTTCAACATGTGCAAGACCAACATTGTGTTCGATGAGGAGAAGGAGATACTGAACATCATCGAGCGCATAGCCAGGGAGGTAGGCAGGAGGATAGACCAGCAGAGCCCCCTCCTTGATGCCCGCCTTCCCGATGGAAGCCGTGTGAACGCCACCATACCGCCGATAAGCATTGACGGACCGACCATAACCATTCGTAAGTTCAAGAAGGACCCGCTCACCATCATAGACCTCATCAAGTACGGTACCATGAACACGGACATAGCGGCCCTTCTCTGGATCTTTGTCGATGGACTCGGTGTCAAGCCCGCCAACGTCCTCGTTGCTGGTGGAACGGGTTCAGGTAAAACCACCACCCTCAACTCACTCGGAATGTTCATCCCGCCGAGCGAGCGTGTCATAACCATAGAGGACACCGCGGAGCTTCAGCTGCCAGTTGAGCACTGGATCAGACTCGAGACCAGACCGCCAAACGTCGAAGGCAAGGGAGAGGTCACGATGGACGACCTCGTTAAGAACACCCTCCGTATGCGTCCTGACAGAATTATCGTCGGTGAGGTTCGTGGTCCGGAAGCGAGGACGATGTTTACTGCAATGAACACGGGACATAATGGGGCCCTCTACGACTTCTCGGTCATACAGCTCTCGGACGGCAGGTTCGTGCTCATCGGTGACCTCATCGATGAACTCTTCGAGAAGTACTCGGACAGAGTTGAAACCTACAAGGATTTGGAGTACATAGCCCTCGACGAGAAGGACAGGTTCGAAGTGGTAAGCGTCGGTCCCGACCTGAAGGCAGGAAAGCACGTCGTTTCAAGGGTCTGGAGGAGAAAGGTAAGGCCCGGAGAGAAGCTTATCCGCGTGAGAACGAGGACGGGCAACGAGGTAATACTCACCAAGACCCACCCGTTCTTTGTCTTCTCCGATGGTGACGTCGTGAGAAAAGAGGCGGAGAAGCTGAAGCCAGGGGACAGAGTTGCTGTGATGAGGAAACCGCCAAGGCCACCGCAGAGGAAGGCCATCGTAAGTCCGGAGGTTTACGCGAGAATAAGTGACTACTACATCGTTCCCAACGGAGAGGGCCTCGTGAAGGTTCCGAACGACGGAATTCCACCTGAGGAAGCCCAATATTTGATCTCAGTCAACTCCCGGCCAGTTAGGATTGTCCGCGAGGTGGACGAGAAGCTCTCCTACGCCGTTGGCGTAATCCTCGGCGACGGCTACATCTCCTCGAACGGCTACTACGTCTCGGCCACCTTCGACGACTCCTCCTACATGAACGCCTTCACCTCGGCCCTGTCGGAGTTCCTGCCGAAGAGCGAGCCCGAAATCAAAAGAAACAATGGTTATACCGTTGTGACCTACGGCTCGAAGATATTCGCCGAGTTCCTTAACAGGGCATTTGGAATCCCGAAGGGTCGGAAGGAGAACATTGACGTACCCGATTTGGTTCTTTCCAACGACGACCTTCTGAGGTACTTCATAGCTGGCCTCTTCGATGCCGATGGCTACGTTGACGAGAACGGCCCGGCAGTGATACTCACGACGAGGAGTGAGAACCTCGCGAGGAAGGTCTGGTACGCCCTTCAGAGGTTGGGGATAGTAAGCACTGTTTCCAGGGTGAAGAACAAAGGCTACAAAGATAGCTTAATCTTCAGGGTCACCGTGAGGGGCGTCGATGATTTAATCAGGTTCAACCGCTCGGTTCCCCTCATGCACTCGCGGAAGAAAGCAAAGCTTGAGGGACTCATCAGGAAGTACAGAGCCTACCGCGGAAAGAGGACCGATCGCGTTCCGATTTCACCGTCAATGCTCGAACCCATAAGAAAGAAACTCAACCTCAGGGTTTCCGAGCTTTCAAAGCTCGCCACCAGCCACGCCGGCGAGAAGGTTTCAGAAAGCCTCATACGCCACGTCGAGAAGGGTAGGGTAAAGGAGATAAGGCGCTCCGCTTTGAAGGGAATTGCAATAGCACTCCAGCAGGTGGCGAAGGATTTGAACGATGACGAGGCCTGGGTTCAGGCGAAGAGGCTTGAGCTAATAGCAGAGGGGGACGTCTACTGGGACGAGGTTATCAGCGTTGATGAGGTCGAGCCGGCGGAGCTGGGTATAGAGTACCTCTACGACCTCACCGTCGAGGAGGATCACAACTACGTTGCTAACGGTATACTTGTTTCGAACTGTATGGGTACAATCCACGCCAACAGCGCCCGTGAGACGATAGTCCGTCTTGAGAGCCCCCCAATGTCCGTCCCCAGGATCATGATCCCCGCACTTGATATCGTCATCATGCAGGTCAGGTTCCACAGCAGAAAGAAGGGTACTATAAGGCGCATCACCGAGATAGCGGAGATATCGGGCATCGAGGCCGAGAGCGTTCAGCTCAACAAGCTCTACAAGTACGACCCGGCGAAGGATGAGCTGGTCC